In Spiroplasma sp. SV19, one DNA window encodes the following:
- the rsmA gene encoding 16S rRNA (adenine(1518)-N(6)/adenine(1519)-N(6))-dimethyltransferase RsmA — protein sequence MIKKQNQEMLAEGIIAKKSKGQNFLTNSYFINKIVDSAFELSKTNILEIGPGMGALTNEILKKANKFVCVEVDPDLVKYLTIKFQNQNLKIIEADILTLDLETLFVTDFPDDNPISIISNLPYYITSPIIFKLLKIKNPKVKEIILMMQKEVGERIMAQSNSKVYNNLSIVCQFYSDIEKVCFVGRNNFVPAPKVDSVVLKFKLNRKYPDLKNEEDFIMFIRAMFATKRKTILNNLATILHNKTLAQDILLKLNYSLTLRSESLTLNDFYILYNEVKQNEKEGQ from the coding sequence ATGATAAAAAAACAAAACCAGGAAATGTTGGCAGAAGGGATTATTGCAAAAAAAAGTAAGGGTCAAAATTTTTTAACAAATTCTTACTTTATTAATAAAATTGTTGATAGTGCCTTTGAATTATCAAAAACTAATATTTTAGAAATTGGTCCCGGAATGGGTGCTTTAACTAATGAAATTTTAAAAAAAGCAAATAAATTTGTTTGTGTTGAAGTTGACCCGGATTTAGTAAAATATTTGACAATAAAATTTCAAAATCAAAATTTAAAAATTATTGAAGCAGATATTTTAACTCTTGATTTAGAGACCTTATTTGTAACTGATTTTCCGGATGATAATCCAATTAGTATTATTTCAAATCTTCCTTATTATATTACTTCGCCAATCATTTTTAAGTTATTAAAAATAAAAAATCCAAAAGTAAAAGAAATTATTTTGATGATGCAAAAAGAAGTTGGTGAACGAATTATGGCTCAGTCAAATTCAAAGGTGTATAATAATCTCTCTATTGTCTGTCAATTTTATAGTGATATTGAAAAAGTTTGTTTTGTTGGCCGAAATAATTTTGTTCCTGCTCCTAAAGTTGATAGTGTTGTTTTAAAATTTAAATTAAATCGTAAATATCCTGATTTAAAAAATGAGGAAGACTTTATTATGTTTATTCGTGCAATGTTTGCTACAAAGCGGAAAACAATTTTAAATAATTTGGCAACAATTCTTCACAATAAGACATTGGCACAAGACATTTTATTAAAATTAAATTACTCTCTAACTTTGCGATCAGAAAGTTTGACCTTAAATGATTTTTATATATTATATAATGAAGTTAAGCAAAATGAGAAAGAAGGGCAGTAA
- a CDS encoding rod shape-determining protein: MANYKFGKDYSFLALDLGTANTVAYVSGQGIVYNEPSMMAYDTLSNSLIALGNEAYKMVGKTHEHIRMVTPLVDGVISDMDAAQDLLKHIFSRLKLSGIWKNSLVILACPSGVTELERGALKAIAKDMGASHVLVEEEVKLAALGAGLNIGLAQGNLVIDIGGGTTDIAIISAGDIVISKSVKVAGKHLDQEIQKYIRAEYNVLIGIRTAEQIKKEIGALVKIINEKPVRAFGRDIITGLPREVMIKPEEIKNVLLAPFSRITDLLVEVLEQTPPELAGDVIRNGITICGGGALIRGIVKYFESIFQLKVKAANDPLMCVIDGAKTYEKNLGAVIERIQLLEANEYKIA, encoded by the coding sequence ATGGCTAATTATAAATTTGGAAAAGATTACTCGTTTTTAGCTCTAGACCTAGGTACAGCTAATACAGTAGCATATGTTTCAGGACAAGGAATTGTTTATAACGAACCTTCAATGATGGCATATGACACCTTAAGTAACTCATTAATTGCCTTAGGAAATGAAGCATACAAAATGGTCGGAAAGACACATGAACATATTAGAATGGTAACACCATTAGTTGATGGCGTTATTTCTGATATGGATGCTGCCCAAGATTTGTTAAAACACATTTTTAGTAGATTAAAATTATCAGGAATTTGAAAAAATTCTCTAGTAATATTAGCATGTCCAAGTGGAGTTACAGAATTAGAACGTGGTGCTTTAAAAGCAATCGCAAAAGATATGGGTGCCAGTCACGTTTTAGTGGAAGAAGAGGTTAAATTAGCAGCATTAGGAGCTGGTTTAAACATCGGGTTAGCACAAGGAAACTTGGTAATCGATATTGGTGGAGGAACAACTGATATAGCAATTATTTCAGCAGGAGATATTGTAATCTCAAAATCAGTTAAAGTTGCTGGAAAACACTTAGATCAAGAAATTCAAAAATACATTCGTGCCGAGTATAATGTTTTAATTGGAATTAGAACTGCCGAACAAATTAAAAAAGAAATTGGAGCATTAGTTAAAATAATTAATGAAAAACCAGTTCGTGCCTTTGGACGTGATATTATCACCGGTTTACCACGGGAAGTAATGATTAAACCTGAAGAAATTAAAAATGTTTTATTAGCACCATTCTCAAGAATTACCGACTTATTAGTTGAAGTATTAGAACAAACACCGCCTGAATTAGCAGGAGATGTTATTAGAAACGGAATCACAATTTGTGGTGGGGGAGCATTAATTCGTGGAATTGTTAAATATTTTGAATCAATTTTCCAATTAAAAGTAAAAGCTGCAAATGATCCATTAATGTGTGTAATTGATGGCGCTAAAACATATGAAAAAAACTTAGGGGCTGTAATTGAAAGAATCCAATTACTTGAAGCAAATGAATACAAAATTGCATAA
- a CDS encoding GNAT family N-acetyltransferase, translating to MQKYYLILEQNKIIETERLILRPITLTDADNIFEYSKDIENIKFLEWPPHQDIAETKNIIAQLFLNQPLGKWALELKDTHQMIGIIDLRLDSIMPNAKMGYIVNKKYWGNGYIVEAGKAVITLAFKKMQLKWVFAECDIENTSSERAMLKMGMEYLGILPCQVTTNYGQNRSHKNYGIKNVNII from the coding sequence ATGCAAAAATACTATTTAATTTTAGAACAAAACAAGATTATTGAAACTGAACGTTTGATATTACGTCCAATTACTTTAACAGATGCTGATAATATTTTTGAATATAGTAAAGATATTGAAAACATAAAATTTTTAGAATGGCCTCCCCACCAAGATATTGCAGAAACAAAAAACATCATTGCACAACTCTTTTTAAATCAGCCACTAGGAAAATGAGCTTTAGAACTAAAAGATACCCACCAAATGATTGGAATTATTGATTTACGCTTAGATTCAATTATGCCAAATGCAAAAATGGGATATATTGTTAATAAAAAATATTGAGGAAACGGCTATATTGTTGAAGCAGGGAAAGCGGTTATTACCTTAGCTTTTAAAAAAATGCAATTAAAATGAGTTTTTGCTGAATGTGATATTGAAAATACTAGTTCAGAACGTGCTATGCTGAAAATGGGGATGGAATACTTAGGAATCTTACCATGTCAAGTCACAACAAATTATGGCCAAAATCGAAGTCATAAAAATTATGGCATAAAAAATGTTAATATAATTTAA
- a CDS encoding rod shape-determining protein gives MAISDVLKNTFNISPKPPRKFIAIDLGTTNSIAYVAGRGIIFNEASVMAYEIGTNKLIALGDDAKKLIGKTHDKIEIYTPLRNGAVTDLTIAEEFIQQIGKKAKVTDLWKNAIVLIACPKNVTDLEKRAIIKMCKNIGADFVKIEEDSLMAALGAGENIFAPKGTFVLDIGGGKTSCAIISAGGIVESKSIKTAGNYIDEEILKYIRAKHTISIGVVTAEQIKKQIGSLYKTKENKKMIIFGRDVVTGMPKETEILDSEIRKLLVSVFSSITQLITEVLEQTPAELAGDAVANGILVTGGCGQIAGIKEFLSDYFQIPVRIAKNAETSVIDGCIAYEKKIRDGLIEENKKNR, from the coding sequence ATGGCAATATCAGACGTATTGAAAAATACATTCAACATCTCACCAAAGCCACCTCGTAAATTTATCGCTATAGATTTAGGGACAACAAATTCGATTGCTTATGTTGCAGGGAGAGGTATTATTTTCAACGAAGCATCAGTAATGGCATATGAAATTGGAACCAACAAACTAATTGCATTAGGAGATGATGCTAAAAAGTTAATTGGGAAAACTCATGATAAAATTGAAATCTATACACCATTACGTAATGGAGCAGTTACAGATTTAACTATTGCTGAAGAATTCATTCAACAAATAGGAAAAAAGGCAAAGGTAACTGACTTATGAAAGAATGCTATTGTTTTAATTGCGTGTCCAAAAAATGTTACAGACTTAGAAAAACGAGCAATAATCAAAATGTGTAAAAATATTGGTGCAGATTTTGTTAAAATTGAAGAAGATTCATTAATGGCCGCTTTAGGAGCCGGGGAAAACATTTTTGCACCAAAAGGAACTTTTGTTTTAGACATTGGTGGAGGTAAAACAAGTTGCGCTATTATTTCAGCTGGTGGAATTGTTGAAAGTAAATCAATTAAAACAGCGGGAAATTATATCGATGAAGAAATTTTAAAATATATCCGTGCTAAACACACAATTTCAATTGGAGTTGTAACAGCAGAACAAATCAAAAAACAAATTGGATCATTATACAAAACAAAAGAAAACAAAAAAATGATTATTTTTGGAAGAGATGTTGTGACAGGAATGCCAAAAGAAACGGAAATTTTAGATTCAGAAATTAGAAAATTATTAGTAAGTGTTTTTTCATCAATTACACAATTAATAACTGAAGTGCTAGAACAAACACCCGCTGAATTAGCCGGGGATGCTGTAGCCAACGGTATTTTAGTTACTGGTGGTTGTGGGCAAATTGCAGGAATTAAAGAATTTTTATCAGATTATTTCCAAATTCCAGTTCGTATTGCTAAAAATGCTGAAACATCTGTTATTGATGGGTGCATTGCATATGAGAAAAAAATTAGAGATGGATTAATTGAAGAAAATAAAAAAAATAGATAA
- the polA gene encoding DNA polymerase I, whose protein sequence is MNKVLLIDGNALLFRAFYATAYNGEMLKSLDGTPTNAVYAFANMLNKILKTNNYYSVVVAFDKGKKNFRHDLLADYKDGRSKTPEELIVQFPIVKEFLDSYHIPYLEQEGYEADDLLGCLAQQAEKENFYVDIFSSDKDLYQLISDKTNILVPRQGDTADVIDKTALAEKWEIKPVQVPDLKGLMGDPSDNLKGVPGVGEKTAIKLIKEYHSIENLYANIDKIKGALQQNLLNNKAVALLCKKVATIFCDINLKHFAFTPFQPNDDVLMQFYLKYNMNSFITKLFNKQDDLQNSELTVEIIEAWKEEYDEDNTTVYLELFDENYHISEIIGFGIVNSKGIFYFDYIHAKHDKLWHQFLHNQKYQKITYHAKSLIVALARDNIVVQNITYDMMLAGYVYNSNAKNTLDAYINLFEKKQILTDDLFYGKGVKKQIPADMVKLSQFIGQKAFYINKLQPKIIELLKTNKQYDLYYDIELPTALALARMEINGVKVDHQELTAQTLRIEKIVQELNDEINAIAQKEINPNSPKQVSELLYCDFSLPDRKKGSTAQEVLEEIKDSHQIIPKILDYRKYQKLYSTYLKGMEKYIFNDGKVHTIYKQTLTNTGRLSSVEPNMQNISIRDEVQKEVRKIFVVSTTDNILLSCDYSQIELRILAHMSKDSDLITAFNNNEDIHTNTAMKIFNLTKAEITPKIRRSAKAVNFGIIYGISDFGLATDLNIPVYKAKEIINNYYQQFPTIKAFIDSQVEFCKQNGYVTTIFNRKRYVPEINDRNYMQREFGKRIAMNMPIQGSAADIIKIALKNIDQEFLKLNLKAKIIAQIHDELIFEIPQNELMQVETIVKTLMEDSTALDVKLLVDMKTGFSWYDLK, encoded by the coding sequence ATGAATAAAGTATTGTTAATTGATGGAAATGCTCTACTTTTTAGAGCATTTTATGCTACGGCTTATAATGGTGAAATGCTAAAAAGTTTGGATGGAACTCCAACTAATGCAGTTTATGCTTTTGCTAATATGCTAAATAAAATTTTAAAGACAAATAATTATTATAGTGTTGTTGTTGCTTTTGATAAAGGAAAAAAGAATTTTCGTCATGATTTATTAGCTGATTATAAAGATGGCCGTAGTAAAACACCAGAAGAATTAATTGTGCAATTTCCAATTGTAAAAGAATTTTTGGATAGTTATCACATTCCATATTTAGAACAAGAAGGTTATGAAGCGGATGATTTATTAGGATGTTTGGCTCAACAAGCTGAAAAAGAAAATTTTTATGTTGATATTTTTTCAAGTGATAAAGATTTATATCAATTAATCAGTGATAAAACAAATATTTTAGTTCCGCGTCAAGGTGATACCGCTGATGTTATTGATAAGACTGCTTTAGCAGAAAAATGAGAGATTAAACCAGTGCAAGTTCCTGATTTAAAAGGATTAATGGGTGATCCCTCTGATAATTTAAAAGGAGTTCCTGGTGTTGGGGAAAAAACAGCAATAAAATTAATTAAAGAATATCATTCAATTGAAAACTTATATGCCAATATTGATAAAATCAAAGGGGCATTACAACAAAACTTATTAAATAACAAAGCTGTTGCATTATTATGTAAAAAAGTTGCCACAATTTTTTGCGATATAAATTTAAAGCACTTTGCTTTTACTCCATTTCAACCAAATGATGATGTTTTGATGCAATTTTATTTAAAATATAATATGAATTCTTTTATAACAAAATTATTTAATAAGCAAGATGATTTGCAAAATTCTGAGTTAACAGTTGAAATTATTGAAGCATGAAAAGAAGAATATGATGAAGATAATACTACTGTTTATTTGGAATTATTTGATGAAAATTATCATATTTCAGAAATTATTGGTTTTGGCATTGTTAATTCAAAAGGAATTTTTTATTTTGACTATATTCATGCTAAACATGATAAATTGTGACACCAGTTTTTACATAATCAAAAATATCAAAAAATTACTTACCATGCTAAAAGTTTAATTGTTGCTTTGGCTCGGGACAATATTGTTGTTCAAAACATTACTTATGATATGATGTTAGCTGGTTATGTCTATAATTCTAATGCAAAGAATACTCTAGATGCTTATATTAATTTATTTGAGAAAAAACAAATTTTAACTGATGATTTATTTTATGGGAAAGGGGTTAAAAAACAGATTCCAGCTGATATGGTTAAACTAAGTCAGTTTATTGGTCAGAAAGCGTTTTATATTAATAAATTGCAACCAAAAATTATTGAATTATTAAAAACTAACAAACAATATGATTTATATTATGACATTGAGTTGCCAACAGCTTTGGCATTAGCACGAATGGAAATTAATGGAGTAAAAGTTGATCACCAAGAGTTAACAGCCCAGACATTACGAATTGAGAAAATTGTTCAAGAATTAAATGATGAAATTAATGCAATTGCTCAAAAAGAAATTAATCCTAATTCGCCAAAACAAGTTTCTGAATTATTATATTGTGATTTTTCTTTACCTGATCGAAAAAAAGGCTCAACAGCCCAAGAAGTTTTAGAAGAAATAAAAGATAGTCATCAAATTATTCCTAAAATTTTAGATTATCGTAAATATCAAAAGTTATATTCAACCTATCTGAAAGGAATGGAAAAATATATTTTTAATGATGGGAAAGTACACACCATCTATAAACAAACTTTAACCAATACGGGGCGTCTTTCTTCGGTTGAACCAAATATGCAAAATATTAGTATTCGTGATGAAGTTCAAAAAGAAGTTCGAAAAATCTTTGTTGTTTCAACAACTGATAATATTTTGTTATCTTGTGATTATTCTCAAATTGAATTAAGAATTTTAGCTCATATGTCAAAAGATTCTGATTTAATTACAGCTTTTAATAATAATGAAGATATTCATACTAATACGGCAATGAAAATTTTTAATTTAACAAAAGCAGAAATCACACCTAAGATTCGGCGTAGTGCGAAAGCTGTTAACTTTGGTATTATTTATGGAATTAGTGATTTTGGTTTGGCAACTGATTTAAATATTCCTGTTTATAAGGCAAAAGAAATTATCAATAATTATTATCAGCAATTTCCAACAATTAAAGCTTTTATTGATAGTCAAGTTGAGTTTTGCAAGCAAAATGGATACGTTACAACCATCTTTAATCGTAAGCGTTATGTTCCAGAAATTAATGATCGTAATTATATGCAACGAGAATTTGGCAAGCGAATTGCAATGAACATGCCAATTCAAGGTAGCGCGGCTGATATCATTAAGATTGCTTTAAAAAATATTGATCAAGAATTTTTAAAATTAAATTTAAAGGCAAAAATCATTGCTCAAATTCATGATGAACTAATTTTTGAAATTCCACAAAATGAATTAATGCAAGTTGAAACAATTGTTAAAACTTTAATGGAAGATTCAACAGCGTTAGATGTTAAGTTATTAGTTGATATGAAAACAGGCTTTAGTTGATATGATTTAAAATAA
- a CDS encoding 4-diphosphocytidyl-2C-methyl-D-erythritol kinase: MQIRSYGKFNLTLKVSRKSRLKKMHRIQSIIFPYKLEYDMVEVLSYQGQQTIFTCNRKELDWKNNTVLDAYHKFVMMFPKFKAVPLHINLIKKTTIGSGLGYSASNAVALIKIICNFFKINYHSKKIKKLIKSLSSDALFFYLEKPAIISGYGNKITYLTPNQIKKYEIANLKVIDSKISSITKDVYQEFDYNYQYYKTKKNINIYYNMLQQPAFKINPKLKKFYLALKKEHQNVMLSGSGGAFLVW; this comes from the coding sequence ATGCAAATTAGATCATATGGCAAATTTAATTTAACATTAAAAGTTTCTCGGAAAAGTAGATTAAAGAAAATGCACCGCATTCAAAGTATTATTTTTCCCTATAAATTAGAATATGACATGGTTGAGGTGTTATCTTACCAAGGACAGCAAACAATTTTTACTTGTAACAGGAAAGAACTTGATTGAAAAAATAATACTGTTTTAGATGCATACCATAAGTTTGTTATGATGTTTCCTAAATTTAAAGCAGTTCCTTTACATATTAATTTAATTAAAAAGACAACCATCGGCTCAGGGCTGGGGTATTCGGCGAGTAATGCTGTTGCTCTTATTAAAATCATTTGTAATTTTTTTAAAATCAATTATCATTCAAAAAAAATTAAAAAATTAATCAAAAGTCTTAGTTCAGATGCTTTATTTTTTTATTTAGAAAAGCCAGCAATTATTTCTGGTTATGGTAATAAAATTACTTATTTAACCCCGAACCAAATTAAAAAATATGAAATTGCTAATCTTAAAGTTATTGATTCAAAAATTTCATCAATAACAAAAGATGTTTATCAAGAATTTGATTATAATTATCAATATTATAAAACAAAGAAAAATATTAATATTTACTATAATATGCTGCAACAACCGGCTTTTAAAATTAATCCAAAGTTAAAAAAATTTTATTTAGCCTTAAAAAAAGAACACCAAAATGTTATGTTATCGGGTAGTGGAGGTGCCTTTTTAGTATGATAA
- the rnmV gene encoding ribonuclease M5 produces MGTFIIVEGKTDATKLKSIFPGLKIIETGGSGITTEKLELIKKISLHNKVIIFTDPDYPGQKLRQMISDYLDNNCLHAFINKSDAIKGKKVGVAEASVVAIKNSINNLITFRNENKDSLLWPDYINLVDSKLKRQKIINYYNLAPTNNKATFKCLNYMNVTKHALIKILEEK; encoded by the coding sequence GTGGGAACATTCATTATTGTAGAAGGCAAAACTGATGCAACAAAATTAAAAAGTATTTTTCCGGGTCTTAAAATAATTGAAACTGGGGGGAGTGGAATTACAACAGAAAAATTAGAGTTAATTAAAAAAATTAGTTTACATAATAAAGTAATAATTTTTACCGATCCTGATTATCCTGGTCAAAAATTACGGCAAATGATTAGTGATTATTTAGATAATAATTGTTTGCATGCTTTTATTAATAAGAGTGATGCTATTAAAGGAAAAAAAGTGGGTGTTGCTGAAGCTTCTGTGGTAGCAATTAAAAATAGTATTAATAATTTAATTACCTTTCGTAATGAAAATAAAGATAGTTTATTATGACCTGATTATATTAATCTAGTTGATTCAAAGTTAAAACGACAAAAAATTATTAATTATTATAATTTAGCACCCACTAATAATAAAGCAACATTTAAATGCTTAAATTATATGAATGTGACAAAGCATGCTTTAATTAAGATTTTAGAGGAGAAATAA